Proteins from one Chanodichthys erythropterus isolate Z2021 chromosome 15, ASM2448905v1, whole genome shotgun sequence genomic window:
- the sh3bp5lb gene encoding SH3 domain-binding protein 5-like — MEPGRQRENPPGSGEPESGEWREESAGVEAEERDDTLKNRSGDGGNEEVTRKTENSEVVEKDKPEFDEDEDQYEEELDPRIQEELEHLNQASDEINRLELQLDEARSSYRRILTDSARKLNAQGSQLGACIEKARPYYEARRLAKEAQQETQKAALRYERAVSMHTAAREMVYVAEQGLLADRNTLDPTWQEMLNHATAKVNEAEEERLRSEREHQRVTQLCQEAEARVQTLQKALKRVIIKSKPYFELKAQFNHILEEHKSKVVQLEERVAKVKTRYSIALRNLEQISEQIHAQRGRIRAARERNRARGGRSSPVGAESEGIIQAGAYAGVVANPLMDNDWADQEKTRQWVEKHREAGWGQRERAEKAGSDSMSVISLQTIASDLEKFDSVEHLGDLSDVGSIIGEEKEAESERGFRAEDTIVAREVANLSRQDAEKGASGTDRQQRERERESFVKQHHRSVSL; from the exons ATGGAACCGGGGCGGCAGCGTGAGAACCCCCCCGGATCCGGGGAACCTGAGTCAGGGGAGTGGAGAGAGGAGAGCGCCGGGGTGGAGGCTGAGGAGAGGGACGACACCCTGAAAAACAGAAGCGGGGACGGAGGAAACGAAGAAGTTACGAGAAAAACCGAGAACAGTGAAGTGGTGGAGAAAGATAAGCCTGAGTTTGATGAAGATGAGGATCAGTATGAGGAAGAGCTAGACCCCAGGATTCAG GAGGAGCTGGAACACTTGAATCAGGCTAGTGATGAGATCAACAGACTGGAACTACAGCTGGAC GAAGCGAGATCAAGCTACAGGAGGATCCTTACAGACTCGGCACGCAAACTTAACGCTCAGGGCTCTCAGCTGGGAGCCTGCATTGAAAAAGCAAGACCTTACTATGAAGCCCGTAGACTCGCTAAAgag GCTCAACAGGAGACCCAGAAGGCAGCGCTGAGGTACGAGAGGGCTGTCTCCATGCACACGGCTGCCAGAGAGATGGTTTATGTGGCTGAGCAAGGTTTATTGGCTGACAGGAACACATTGGACCCTACCTGGCAGGAGATGCTAAACCACGCCACAGCCAAG GTGAACGAGGCAGAGGAGGAGCGTTTGAGGAGCGAGAGGGAGCACCAGCGTGTCACTCAGCTTTGTCAGGAAGCAGAAGCGCGTGTGCAGACTTTACAGAAGGCCCTTAAGAGAGTCATTATCAAGTCCAAACCTTATTTTGAGCTCAAGGCTCAGTTCAACCACATCTTAGAG GAGCACAAGTCCAAAGTCGTTCAGCTGGAGGAACGGGTGGCGAAGGTGAAGACCCGGTATTCTATCGCCCTCCGCAACCTTGAGCAAATCAGCGAGCAGATCCATGCGCAAAGGGGGCGCATTCGCGCCGCCAGAGAGCGCAACAGGGCCCGTGGGGGGCGGAGCTCTCCGGTCGGGGCAGAGTCAGAGGGTATAATTCAAGCAGGAGCATATGCAGGGGTGGTGGCCAATCCTTTAATGGATAATGACTGGGCCGATCAAGAGAAAACCCGGCAGTGGGTAGAGAAACACAGGGAGGCAGGTTGGggacaaagagagagagcggAGAAGGCGGGGTCAGACTCCATGTCAGTCATAAGCCTGCAAACAATTGCCTCCGACCTGGAAAAGTTCGATTCTGTGGAGCACTTGGGCGACCTGAGTGATGTCGGAAGTATAATAGGTGAGGAGAAAGAGGCAGAGAGCGAGAGAGGATTTAGGGCTGAAGACACAATAGTAGCAAGAGAGGTGGCAAACCTTTCGAGACAGGATGCAGAGAAAGGTGCCTCAgggacagacagacagcagagagagagagagcgggaGAGCTTTGTGAAGCAGCACCACAGAAGTGTTAGTTTGTGA